The following proteins come from a genomic window of Nicotiana tomentosiformis chromosome 12, ASM39032v3, whole genome shotgun sequence:
- the LOC138902958 gene encoding uncharacterized protein, protein MDKCQRILRTTGILETSGISFTTFQFPGTSFRWWEAYERCRPVGATPLTWQQFSGLFLEKFMPQSRREELRSQLEQLRQGDMSVIQYEMIFSELARHAIWLIPTDRKRIRRFIYGLTFQLRLLMTRESVSDATFDEVVDIARQIEMVHSQEWVEREAKRPCGSGDFERCSFRGSVLPW, encoded by the coding sequence atggataagtgtcagcggatTCTTCGGacgacaggtattctggagaccagtgggatctcgttcactacttttcaatttccTGGGActtccttcagatggtgggaggcttacgagaggtgtaggccagttggcgcaacaccccttacctggcagcagttctccggtctattcctggagaagttcatgcctcagtcccgtagagaggagttgcgtagcCAGTtagagcagcttcgtcagggtgatatgtctgtgatacagtatgagatgatattttcagagttggcccgtcatgctatctggttgattcccacagacaggaaaaggatcaggaggttcatataTGGCCttacttttcagctgcgattactcatgactagagagagtgtgtctgatgctactttcgacgaggtggtcgatattgctcgtcagattgagatggttcacagtcAGGAatgggttgagagggaggctaagaggccttgtgGTTCAGGTGATTTtgagcggtgttccttcagggggtcagttttaccgtggtAG